In the Diceros bicornis minor isolate mBicDic1 chromosome X, mDicBic1.mat.cur, whole genome shotgun sequence genome, TCCAATGGAGGGCCTTAGGTACAGATGGGACATGATCTGCTTTATGCTTTAATATTACTCTGGCTGTTGTGTAAAGAACTGACTGCAGGGGGTAAGTGTAAAGGCAGGAAGACCAGTCAGGAAGTGTTATGTTAGTCCAGGTAAGAAACGATGGGAGAGTATACCAGGGTGGTAAAAGTGGAAATCATGAGAAGTGGTCATATGTGGAATTCCTTTTGAAAGTAGAATTGAAAGGACTTTTCTCCTAAATTGAATGTGGAAAGGCGAGGGAAAGAGCAGAATCAATATGGCTCCTGTTTTGGCATAAGCAACTGGATGGGTGGTGGTAGTACCATTTACAAAAAAATAGGTGGGGGGGAGATTAATGTGTCAATGCCTTCCagccaaagaccaccaggaacaAATCTGTAGTTGAACAAGTTGGATTTATTGGTCATAGCAGCAAGGGAGAATTCACATCATGGGGAACCATGGGTGTCTAAGTAAAAGGTGTTAGAGAGGACTTATTATTTGGTTGGAGCTTATGTTAGGTGATTGTAGGGAGGGTCCAAGGAAGCAAGTGTTCACTCTGGATTGGATGCTATTAGGATTAGGTATCTTAATAAATCTTATCTAGAATGAAGGAAAGCTAGAGTCAGGCTAAAGCTGTGATGAGTAGAGAAATAGCAGTCACTCAGATTAGCTGGGAAAGGAAGATGTTTGGTATTTTGTGAGTTTCACAATAACCTTATTTTTGTCTGTACTTAGATAACATTATAAAATGGTCTTGTTTTGTCTCACTCCATCAGGATCACAGAGACGTGTCTTGTCTTGTCTTGTCATTAGACTAATCTGATGTTGGTGTTCTGTGAGATGGTTTATGTCCAACAGGAGAATAACATGGCCTACCTGTGAACACCAGGCCAGCTTCGAACCGACAGTAAGGCCTAGACGTAAACAACAGACCAGCTCCCAGATGGAAGGGGTTGCTTTTTCTTGCTCAAGTGGAAGAGCAAATTTTGGAGGAAGAGACTCAAAAGCTCTGATTTGGACACATTAACCTCAAGACAGGTTTATATACCCAAGCAGAGATGTTAAGAAGGCAGTCAGATATGCAAGTCCTCATAGAAAATGAGGACTGATAATTGAGCAATAGATTTGACAACATGAAGCTCACTGGTGACTATGTTCATAGCAGGTTCATTGGTGTGGTGTAGATAACAACTCTATTGCTATGGATTGGGGCAAGATTGGAAGCTACCATTACTAAATATTTACCCTGAGCCGAGCACTGTGTTAACTACTCCATCTTCATAACAACCATGGAAGGTAGGTACTATTTCTTacattcatttcacagatggggaaaggaAGTTTGGAAAAGGTTAAGTAATGTTCCTGACATTACTCAGCTGGTGAAAGGCAGACCATAGATTTGGACCCAAGCTGTCTGGCTCTAGAACCCATGCCCTAGGTACTACACTATTCTGCTTGGGTGGATGGTGGAGAAAGTCAAAATGTGGGGGCTCTTGAACTGACCAGCCCCCTGGACTTGCTAGAGGGAAAGCCCAAACCTCTGAGGGATGGTACTAGTTACTTGGGACATGGGATGGAGACTAACCCAGCTGACTCCAGAGCAGCCTCCTCCAAGCAGGGCTTATCATTTGGCTATGGCCTTGGTTTGGTACAGATATATAGGgagatggcaggaaaatgatAGGAATTCCAACCTTACAGTCCTCAGGGGATCCATCCTAGTATTTCTTCCTTCACTCACCTCAGCCATTCCTGGTGTCCTGTTTGCTAATTTAGCCTTCCAGTGGACAGAGGCCTAACTGGGGAGCAGGCCAAGGGCTTCTGTCCCCTCCCACCTGCCCCCATTAATCACATCCCCACCCACATCCCACCCCCCATCCTAGGAAACTCACATGGAAATGCAGGTGCCCTCCCTACATGGCTAAAAGTTGCATTCTTCCAAACACCCCCAGAAGTAGGGGGGATAAAGAAAAAGCCAAAGTTCTGTTCTTGAGCTTACCACAATGGTGTGACTGCCAGAGCAGCCTTACCCATATCAAATTTGAAAGTCCTAGGACAAGCCACGCTTCATACCTCTCTCCCTCACCCAGTGTTTGAAAGCTACCATTAAAGATGCATTCCTTGGATCGTCACTGGAATGAATAGCAGACTAGATGTAAATGAATAAGATCACTAGAGCCGGGCAGCAGGGAAGGAACAGCTTTGGAGGACTGGGACTGAGGATGGCAGGGGGAAGCTTGGAACAGGAAGGGAGAAAATGAGGTAAATACCAATCCCATAGTTTTGCCAAGGGCTGGTCATGACCACAGTGACCCTAGAGGAGAAGCCCCGCGAGAAGAGGAGCGAAATTAATGTGCCCTTTGTCTCCATTCCTTCTCTTCCAGGCCTGCTGGGGCAGCAACCCTAACTAGATCACATCCAGATCATAAAAAGAGCTAAGGGGAggcctcctgtccttccagggaCTGAAGTGTTTTCATGAATGAACATTTTGTAGGTCAGGTATGTGGGAATTTGGCAAATTCATACTGAAATCCAGTCATTCATGGCTCCCCTAATCCTCCCCAGGGTTCCAAGAGCATCTGACAGTAAGAGTAGGATGTGACTTTAGAAGCTGTGGGAAGTTCAGTACACTCTTCCCCCAAGCACCTTCCCCAACACACATAAACATTTCAAGATATCTCTCCTTCTAAATTCCACTGAAATCCACAACTAGAGATTCTTTCCTTGGGTTTCTCCTTTACTTTGTCCTGAGTGATCTATTAGAAAATGTGAATACCCCTGAAGAGGGAGTCATCTGAAGCAATGATTAAGCCCTGCCACTTCTATATAAAGTAATTTGGCTGCTTGCCTTTTTCTCTCACTTAAAGGGGCACTGtggcacaacaacgtgaatgtacttaacactactgaactgtacacttctaAAAACGGctgagatggtaaattttatgttatgtgtattttagcacaatttttttagaaaaatgtttctGAGGTATCCCCCTGTCTGCTCTGACTGTACCCTCTTCAGAGAAAGAGGCCCAGGCCACAGCTTTTaccaagaccctgccctccctcAAAACACAGCTGATGGGGGACTGGTGGGGTCACTTGGTCCCATGCTCTGAGGTCTACCACAGCAAGAAGAGTTGGATTAATCACGTTATTTGTCTTCCTGGACAGGCTACAGGTTGTGTTAAGTAACCAAAGAGGCTGAAAAGTGACTTCCCATCCAACTTCTTCTCCCAAAGCCCTTTTGATGGGTGGTTCAAGTTCACCTAGGGTTGGCTCTTGACCACTCTAATCTATTCACTCTTGGTGGTCCTCAGTCATGCACCCTTACCTTCACAGAACATTCTAGATAGCTCTTCCTCCTATCTCCCTCATGAAGCCCACAGCCCGTGATTCTTTCCCTTCATTCTCTTCTCTTATACACGCTCTCAATCCTTGACCTCTGTCTTCAAAGTCTAGACTCTAGTCCTGGTGGATCTCTGAAAATATAGTATTATTGTCATATTTTCTTAAAGGGCACTACAAGCCCTTTACAAGGTAAAGGGTAGTAGAGTAGGATAGTGAGAAAGTTATGCACAGATTCCTAGTCATCCAAAATTTTGAGAATGGGGGAGACAGGCTCAGAAATCTGGGAGCTAGTGGCCAAGTCTCTGCAATCCTCTTCTTTGAGCAATAAGAATAGACTCTACATAGTAGAGAAttttctcttcccctcttcccccacacaatTGCCCAAGGGTACTCCcccaaggaaggaaaaggaaaatataaatttaacgCCTTATACTTCTAGAGCTGCTGTCCTTCTCCTAGCCCTTTCCCATATGTTAGCTCACTTGATCCTCAAATCCCCACAGCTGTGGagacaggcccagagaggttaagcagctcACCCTGAGAAACAAAGCCGGGTTAATTGGCAAAGCCAGGGCTGGACCGAGTTCTCTTGATTctggtcctgtgctctgcccaCAACACCACAGTGCGTTTGCTTTAGCCGTCAGGCAAGATTGATTGGAAAGCGGCCCAATCCCTTCTCTTTGTTGATACAAACCATGTGCAGATCTTTGGTGTCTGAAAGAGACGGCAAATTGAAAAGAAGATGGACACTACAAACAAATGAAAGACCTCATTTGTATCCCTCTAGAAAAGTGAATCAACAACACAATTACGTCTGTCATGGAAGGAAAGCTTCCGTTTATTTTTGCACTGTCGATGAACACTTCCAGACATTGGAACTCAAAACATCTCTGAGCCCCACTTTTTTGAAAGCCTCAAGTTACAAGTAAGGAAGCGTGGGTCTTCTTCCTCATTATTATTATGGAGCAAAGATCTGAGCCCGAACCGAAACAGGATCTGTTTACACAGAAGGGAGAAATAGGCCGCTGGGTGGGTTGAAAAAAGAATCACTCTAATTTATTAGAATCACATTAAGGAGAAGGCTAACATTTTCCCAATTTGTACAGTCAGCTGGTGCTATTCAGGAATAGATGATCAAAACTGAGGGTTGGACGAGCccctagtttttcttttttctgtcttttgctgGCCACAATCTGATCGGTTCGATGCTGTAGACACTCCCACTGGTTGGTAGTGTCCAGACTTCTGGGAAACTTCATTATCTGGGACACAGTTGCAACCCTGAAAGTTTTGAAAAAAGCAACTGGGCAGTAAAGCAAATTGCTTTCCCCAGGCCAGTTCACTTTTCTCACTGGGAGAGTTCTGTAGCTActcttgctatatgttcttaatgggTACCCTAATCATCataaaaaggttaaaatgtttTTAACAGCAGGAATATTTTGTCAATGGGATTTGTTTCCCACAGCTGGCACATTAATGTTTATCGTGGGCATTGTCCCAACTGCTcgcagctttcttttttttctttatttttctggcaatatatttttttaaatgtctatgaAAAAATGGTACAAATGTTTATAAAGTTTCAACATCTAAAGCAGTGATTACGCTGCATTATCAAAACAACCTTGTGTCCCCAGTTATGCCAGATAAATGAGAGACATTGTTATACTTGAAATACAaggctggggactggctccccaCATACCCCTGGCATGGCTTGATATCTGTGCCTTCCCTCCACATCCCACTCATGCCACCCTGCCTGACACTGAGATGGCTCTCACAGCATCCCCTCTCTTCCTGTCACTGTCTTGGACTGCTGTCCAATCCCTGGCCCCACCTGCAAGGAGGGGGGTGACCTTAGGGCTGAAACTAGGACTGGAGAGGAGCCAATGGGGCTAGGCCAGCATATCTTCAAGGAGTGAATCCTGGGAATGAAAGTAAGTTCATTTAACTTATTAATAGCTCCAGTAAAATACCAGAAGGGCTACAAGGTCAAAACCAATGCCTTGAATGAAACTTGTGTATTATCAATGCATTTAAGTGATCCATAATATCTTTGTCCTGCAATTACTGAGAAACCAGCTGGCATTAAGCAAGTTGGCTTAATGATAAGAGATGATTTTATGTGTGTTTCATGAAGCCCAAAGAGCCATCATCAGGTATAAGCTTTTAAGCCCTAAGCAGGCAAGTTTCTCACGACCTTTTTGAGACAAGGAGAATAAATCAATAAACATACACCTCTAACTTGACCCACCGTTGGTTAAGATTGCTTAATTCAAGCATATTCCCTCTGACGTAAGATTTACACTATTTGGtggctttttctcttttaataagcTACTTCTTTGAGAGAGTTACGAAGGTGGCTTCTAAAAATTAACTTTGATAATAGCTAACAGTGATGGGTATGAGAGGTTTTTATTTTAAGTGTATCCTGAAAAACGgcaaaaggaaagtgggaaatcCTTATTTAGCATTATGATATTTGAAAGTGCTTCAGaattaaggaaaaaggagaagagaagtaaTAAAACAGTTACAACTTTTGAAACACTTGAAAAAACAATCCATTTAGCCATATAAACCTTGTCTTCACCCACAATGACATCTACTGCATTGGAACTGGTTGTATAGATATCACCACAACCTAACTCCCAAATCTAAACAGCATTTCCAAGAGCAAAAAGGATTCCTTCTCTATATAGTCCTGGGTCTCAAGGCTGGGATCTTTGAGAAAAGAGTCTTaggtttttgtttaaacaaaCTTTATTACCTGCCTCTGACATTCCCCAGGTTACAGAGCAGGCGACGTCTGAGCCTCATGTTCCATGAATGAAGCAGACAGCTGCCTTAACAACTGAACCAGTACAGGAGAGGCATTTGGAAGCATTGGGGTGATGCACCCAGCAATGTTTACCCATGGCAGAAGATGGCAAAGCTACTAAAAATCAGGCAAGTTACCTTTGGGATGACAACTGGATGCAAGaaaaccatacagaaggggtcaTAGGTCTTCCCTCCTCTTTGAGCCCCCTCCCTCTCCAGTCCCCATTAAGTCGGTTCTATCCCACAGACTGGTCCTAGTCTCCTGCTAGTTCCCTTctgaaagagggagggaaggaagagatgtCTGAggtctcttcattttctttgtctctgtccCTAAGGCGCCCGGAAGCTGGAGCTGCTGCAGCCGGCCTGGCAGAGATGGCAAGCCCATTGGCTCTGCGGAGTGAGCAGTCCCTGGCAGTCCCTGGAACAGCTGCCGGTTAGACGGCCCCGAGTTCTGATAGACTTCATTGCTTCAGTTCAATGCCAAGTGTTGGATGTGTTGGATTCAGTTCCCAGAGTGCTGGAGCGTGGTGTCAGGGCTGTCTGCAGACAAGAGAGCAGAGGCAGTTTAGTGCAGTTGGATgtgcggggtgggggtggaggcatgaggggagaggagggagaaactgGCGGGGAATGCGTAGGGTTGTACTTCTTCCAGGGCCTTCCAGACAAGGTCTCCTGGCCTCTCATCATTGTCTGGGCCTCAGGTGAGGCGAAGCCTGGaaggggaggaaaggaaaaggcGGGCGCCGTGCCCAGGGACAAGCGAGATGAGGCGGGTGCCAGCGAGCAAGCTGGGGCAGTGGTTCTAGACCCCCACGGTGCCCTGGGCGAGGGCGGGCAGCCCCCCGGGGGCGAGGCGGCGCCCCTCGGCCGGCGAGCCGGCGGCAGTCTCGGCGTCGGTGGCGGCCGGTGCGCCACCCGGGGCCCACTCGTGCTCGGTGCAGGCCTGGGACGGCTCGTCCTTGGCCTCGACGAGCTTGCGGGAGCGGGTGTAGGCCAGGATGAGGCCTCCGGCCAGGCAGGCGTAGAAGATCATGATGAGCAGGATGTAGAGATAGGCGTCGTCGCCCTTGGCGCTGGTCACCTCGCGGCCCACGAAGGGGTCAGGCACGACCCCCATGCCCATGCTCGGGTCGGGGCCAGCGCCCAGGCCGCTAGCGTTGCCCCGGTGGTGCAGCTCGAGCAGCAGGCGGCTCAGGAGGGTTCGCAGCCGCTGGCTCTCGCTGCAGTTCATGGCTGTCGGGGAGTGACACGGCGGCTCCAGGACGCTGCTGACCTTTCCCCTGAGCGAGGGGAAGCAAGTGAGCGATGGCGGCGGCAGCCAGCGCTCGGGCGGGCGGCGCGGTGGCTGGGGGCGCCGCCGCCCGGGCCTCCTTATCCCCTcacccccgcccccctccccttccccaccacgccccctccggcccgaggccGCCTCTTCCCAGGCTCCGGCTGTCTGCTGCTCCGGGGAAAGGGGACAgctggtggggagaggagaaggggacaAGGGAGGGGGCGAGGCCGGGAGAGGGGCGGAGGGGGCGGGGGCGCGGAATGCGCGAGGCCCCAGGCAGCAGAGGCTGGCAGGGCGGCTTGCTGGGGCCAAGCCTGGACCCTGGGCTGCGGAAGAGAATTCCTTCCAAGTTCTGGCCACCTGCCCTGCAGGCCGGGCTTTGGCCCAGATACAGCATCTGGCCCCCCAATGCAGGCCCTGCCCCGGGGTTCCCTAAGCTCTTCAGTAACAAGGCAGCCGAGACCGCTTGTCCACATCTTATGGCAATTACTCTCACGGACAAGGACCCTGGCCTATCTTTCTAGCCCTCATTCCTTCGCCCTCCTGAGAAGAGCTTCTTGTTCAGAGGATGCTCAGGCCAAATTTGGTGACTGAATGGTCTGCCACTTAAAAGAAGACCAAAGCAGAGTAGCCTTCCAAAAAGGTTTCTGATAGTATCAGCCTCCTTGGAAGTACCCCTGTTCTGATCTCCTATCACTTTTTTAGAGGTGTCCACATATCTTAGCATGTGAGTGTACCATCCATAATGTGACTCTGTTTCCTCTAGGTAAGCCAACTTCCCAGAAATGAGACCAAGTTCTTCCATTAAAAGGGGCAGGGACCTTAAAAAGGCCCTTTGGCTATACTCTCTAGATGTCTCAGGATCTGAAAAGTGCCAGTTCTAGAAAATATGCTCACCAGCCCCCCTGCCCCCGTGCAACATCCAGTTAGGCCAGAACCCAGCTCTGTACCTCTCCAGGGCTTGGTAACAATCTAGGCCCTGCTGGCTTGTGGGACAGCCATTTTTTCCCAGAGGGTATTTTCTTTTAGGGGAAAACAAGATGCTAAGACAAAGATCAATCCAAAGTATGTTACACTGGACACAGATTGGGCTTCACAAAGGAAAAGTGCTCAAAGGACTGATTTGTAGACAGTgagtagaaaaaaaatgaagtagtaCGGGTCAGGTCTGGTTGTATATGGTTGCCAAGTGAGAatagaaggaatgaaagaaaagcaTATGCCCTTAGGCACACCTTGAAAATCAAGCTGCCTGTTTAAGGCCATTCAGTCCAGGGGCCATTCAGTCTGCAGGTGTTATGGGTTAAAAAAGAAAGGTTTTCTGGTACCTCTGCCCCAGCCACCCTTCAGCCCACCATCCACTCAGGGGCGGCAGCCTTTTATGTGTTAGGGTGAGGTTGGCACCAAACTATGTCCAGGGTCTCAAAAAGAGCCTTGCTTTAACAGCCTCTACACAGGTCTCAGAGACTTTCCATGCAACCCTGACCACTGGCTCCCTGTGAATCACTTTGCCTCAATGGCCTCACCTCAGAGAGGGTGAGGGAAGAATTGTTCAAGTGACTTGGCGTGACTAATGCCAGAGGACACAGCTAGGGAATTCTCAAAGCAATACCAACCTAGGGACAATACTGTTAAGCTAAAAGACTCCTCTTATCTGTTAAAACATGCCCAGAAATCTCtagggttttttttgggggggaggagaaGCCCCTTCACCATAGCATAAAAATAATCACTTAAACTTGTACTTTCAACAGTCTTACGAGCTAGTAGGATTATTCCtgttttcagaagagaaaacaagTTCAAGTGGTTAAGTGACAGGACTAGAATGATAAAGTTTGACCTTGTTCTTCTCAGTCCTGACAATTACTCTTTTCACATGGGTGGTATCCATGAGCTACCTCCACTTCCCCATGTCTCCCTTCCCTGGAACCTTCTAGAGTCCAGTGTTTTCTGCCAAAACTGCTCTCTGTAAGTAAGTTCACCAACGACCTCCCGGCCAAATTCAAGGGTCTCTGCTCAGTTTGCATCTTTGACCTCGAGGATGAATTTGATACCATCAACCACCCACTCCTTCCTGTAACCGTCCTGCCCTTGGCCCTGCCCTTGGCTCTCGTGGCATTGCATTCTCAAGTTTCTCTTCTTATCTGTCTGACCCatcattttctgtctcctttgttggctcctcttctttcctcctcccatTAACCGTTGGAGTCCCTGAAGACTCAGTCATCCTCAGCTATTCTCTCTTAACATCCATTTCCTTGGAAAGTGTCTCCTTACATGGTTTCACCTACAACCTGGCATATATTTGGCCAAATTTGAATCTCTAGTTCTGATTCTTTGTTGATAACGTCTCTCAGATCCATTCactctttcctttcttgttttattaCCACAAGCATAATCCAAGCTCTCATTACCTCAGGTCACATATGCAAACTGCAGAGTCTCCTGGCAGATCTCCCTGCCTACAGCCCAATCCACCCTGCTTTGGCTAGAATAATCTCCTTTAGCACCACTTCCATCAATTCACACCTATGTTCAGAAACCCAGAGTTGTTCCCATTGCTTCTTTACTGCAGTCCAATCTTCTTTGGGGAGCCTTAAGTCCTCACCACGAATAGacaccatctcctctcctttgcacttgaaaaacagcataTTCCCAGAGTTCCTCTCCAATACTCTGTGCCTTTCACCTTCCTCAAAATCCACTGACTGAAGGAAGCCTTGCTTGATACCTGGGTTTGTGCTCTCAGAATCTTTACAACGCACCCCTTCTGGTGGTGCCCTAACTTGACTGCAGCATTCAATACAGGAAATTTGTAAAACACAGaaaaacatcaagaaaaaaattaccaataGCACACACACgtgctaaacacacacacacacacacacacacacaccccacatcaTTGTTTGGTTGCCtatctttttcacttaacaacattttgtgaatttttcctatgtcaattattattttttataacattGTTTTATTACCTACACAGTATTCCAAACTATGGATCTaccattatatatttaaattagctCTTAATGTAAGATTTCTGGTTATTTCCAGGTTTTTGCCATTAAAAGTGTTTTAGTGAATACATACAAGGCTAATTCTAATTCTGTTAAACGAAATAATTGCCAGAGAGAAAGTGAATGACTAATTTACAGAAGACTGGCATGGGACGCAGGAGATGTGTAGAAGGGGTGGAAACAGGAATGGAGAATAGTCATACAATTTAAAAAGGCCCAACcctaagaaaaaaacaacaggtgtgtgtggggggattcTGGCTTTCTTTTCAGTCAAGGGGCTGCTGGACATCCCTTCAAATCCCagtcccaggccagccctggatGGCTGAGATGCCAACCCCCTATCCCCACTACACTTAATGAAACTGCCAATCCATCAGACAAGGATTAGGTCTCATTCTTCCTCACCCATCCACCCCCGCTTTAACACCTGCCCCTACCTGTCAAATAATCATCTGTTTATCCATTGTCCAGAACTCAGTTATTTCCTGAGTGGTAATCAAGTGTGTGGACAAGGGAAGTAATTTATAATCATGTGTTTAGACTTTCAAAAAGTCTTGGAAAAGGTTCTGTTCCATGCCAAGGTTGTTTTAAAAGTACAATGGAGGCGCCATGGGCTAGGAAATGCTTTCGCCATTCCTTGAGACTGTGAGTGCTTCCTGCCAATAGTGCGGCTCCATGGAAGTTGGATGAATTGAACTGAGTTGAGTTTGGCTAGTTACCAAAGGACGGGCACAGATGGTAAGCGCTGTTGGAGTCCAGGAGGCTGGCAAAGCCACAATGGGCtctgagggaggggaggaaagaaggCTTCATAAAGCACCAACTACAGACTGAGaaagaatcattcattcattcatttattcaacaaatatttattacatgttaCACTGTGTAAGACACTGTGCTGGGTCCTAGAGACACATAGGTGAACAAGTCACATTGGCGAACTATCTGTAGTTTCATAATTCTCACATCCACTTCTTTGTGAACTGGGGAAAAGCAGGGAACCCCAGAATCTGGAGTAGGATGAGCAGTGGATATGAAGGCCAGCCAGAATCCTGGTTTGGAGTGAATTTTGACTCTGAATCCAAGCTTTAGGCACTACAGTCCAAAGCCTTGTTTGAAAAAGGAGGATCCCAGGCGGTCTGAGCTCACTATTATTGcaacctgccctccctgctcctagCAGCACCATCTTGAGGGTGTGGCCTGCCATGAGCCACCAGAGTAGCTCCATACTTAAAAGATGGAGGAGAATAAATGGGACAGTTGCTGGGTCCAAGTGGGGCTCCTCAGTTGTTCCATGGGAATATGTGCAGTATTTGAGGGGGACTGGGGTTTGATAAAGGTCACAATATTTGTGGGTTGAAAGGACCTCAGGGGCTTCAAGTGCCTACCTTACAGACTTCTTGGGGGTCTTGGTGGGCTTATGCTAAGGTAACCCTATATCCAGGCCACATACTGGAGCATCAAATATGGTCCCTGATCTCATTTATCGAATGCCAAGCATGTGCTAGGGATATTACATACGTTATATTAATTAAtcttacaacaaccctgtgaggtgggtagaggtgatattaaaaacatttaatgGCAGTATGTCTTGGGCACTGACTAGTCAGAATGGACAAACAAACAATCAGAATAGATGCTGACTATAAACAACCAGTATAGCCTTACAGAACCACAACAGCATGGGGCAAAGAAGTAGGTGAGGGGCACAGACTAAACAGCTTCCCATTTCCCAGAAGATGAAACCAAGATCTCATCTCCTTGGGCTTCAGAGCTATCCTGGGTCATTCTAAACGTCCCTCCTCCCTATGGCTGCTTCTACCTgctctctgtgttcattgcaggtaTGTGAAAAGCTCTCTTGCCTGCCAACCCCTCTAAAGCAATGGTATCTATTGCAGCTGCCCCTGTCTCCCAGCAATTTCCTAAGGATGTCACTTGTTGGCTTAAAATTCTTGAATGGGCCCCATAGGATTGACAAATTATCACCTTAGTGTGGCCTTCAAGACTCTCTCTTCTCTGGCTTGAAGATGCCTCCCAATCATATTTGCAGCAATAACTACCCAACATGTCTTCAATGCcagacactttttttcttttttattattattttattgaaatatatttgacatataacattgtgtaagtttaagggatacaatgtgttgatttgacacatttatatatttgcaatatgattaccaccatagtcaTATCTAACACTTCTATCATGtcatataattaccatttcttttttgtggtgagaacaattaagataCTTTTTCAACTAGATGAAATTGCACTCTCCCTAGCAACCCCACAGTGTAGGATAACAGTGATGTGTATGCTTGTCGGATGGTCCCTATAATCCTTTGAGGGCAAGTGCTGTATTCTTCCTCTTTGTATCCCTCACTTAGccaggcacagtgcctggcatatagtaggtgttcaGGAAATATTCACCTAGGTCTGAGGTCTGCCTTCTTCCAATAAAGCCTTTTAAGTTTGAAAAAAATTCGCTCCCTGCCAGGTATGGAACATTGTGGTTATGTTCTTTCCAAAAAATTTTATTATGCAAAATTTCAAATATGcagtaaatttgaaaaaaatttacagTGGATACCTTGTTACTTACCAGCTAGATTCTACCCCTAATGTTTTCCTATACTGGCTTTGCGCATCCCTCACCTATCCATCTctccatctgtctatctatccatcatctttttttctttttgaagttgCAGACATCAGTACACTTCACTCCTAAGCACTTTCCACATACCCATCCCTAACTAGAGTTCAATATTGGcttattatcct is a window encoding:
- the KCNE5 gene encoding potassium voltage-gated channel subfamily E regulatory beta subunit 5, translating into MNCSESQRLRTLLSRLLLELHHRGNASGLGAGPDPSMGMGVVPDPFVGREVTSAKGDDAYLYILLIMIFYACLAGGLILAYTRSRKLVEAKDEPSQACTEHEWAPGGAPAATDAETAAGSPAEGRRLAPGGLPALAQGTVGV